One stretch of Lacimicrobium alkaliphilum DNA includes these proteins:
- the msrA gene encoding peptide-methionine (S)-S-oxide reductase MsrA, translating into MAKNLQQATLAGGCFWCLESAFNGLKGIESAYSGYAGGHVKEPSYEQVCQADTGHAEVVRITFDADEISYKELLEIFFALHDPTQLNRQGNDIGPQYRSAIFYHNDEQKEQAQALIDELDKQQIWPGKIVTEVTEVNNYYQAEDYHQDYFTNNPQNTYCNMVVAPKLAKFRQKFAQRLKK; encoded by the coding sequence ATGGCAAAGAATTTACAACAGGCAACATTAGCAGGTGGATGCTTCTGGTGTCTTGAGTCGGCCTTCAATGGCCTCAAAGGCATTGAGTCGGCTTATTCCGGTTATGCTGGCGGTCATGTTAAAGAACCATCCTATGAACAGGTTTGTCAGGCCGACACAGGTCATGCAGAAGTTGTCAGGATTACCTTTGATGCCGATGAAATCAGTTACAAAGAGCTGCTGGAGATATTTTTTGCCCTGCATGACCCAACGCAGCTAAACCGTCAGGGCAATGATATCGGACCGCAATACCGCAGCGCCATCTTCTACCACAACGATGAACAGAAAGAGCAGGCCCAGGCTCTGATCGACGAGCTGGATAAACAACAAATATGGCCAGGTAAGATCGTTACTGAAGTGACAGAAGTAAACAATTACTATCAGGCAGAAGATTATCATCAGGACTATTTTACCAATAATCCCCAGAACACCTATTGCAATATGGTGGTTGCGCCCAAACTGGCTAAATTCCGGCAGAAGTTCGCTCAGCGACTGAAAAAATAG
- a CDS encoding ABC transporter ATP-binding protein, whose product MLALEISALRKVYRGGTEALKGVDLSVQEGDFFALLGPNGAGKSTTIGIISSLINKTSGSVKVFGDDLETDLVKAKSHIGLVPQEFNFNQFETLMQIVVNQAGYYGVPRALAKQRAEKYLKQLDLWDKRNAPARELSGGMKRRLMIARALMHEPRMLILDEPTAGVDIEIRRSMWVFLKKINQQGITIILTTHYLEEAEMLCRNIAIIDKGQIIENTSMKGLLSKLNVETFVLDLPPDSIRPTLKDFEYRQIDDHSLEVDVPKASGLNAVFSQLSEQGVQVLSMRNKANRLEELFVRLVENGRAGDASVSQAGENR is encoded by the coding sequence ATGCTTGCTCTAGAAATCAGTGCCTTACGTAAGGTATATCGCGGCGGAACAGAAGCGCTCAAAGGCGTTGATTTAAGTGTGCAGGAAGGCGATTTCTTCGCCCTGCTCGGCCCAAATGGCGCCGGTAAATCCACTACCATTGGCATTATCAGCAGCCTGATCAATAAAACCTCCGGCTCGGTGAAAGTTTTCGGCGATGACCTGGAAACCGACCTGGTCAAAGCTAAATCCCATATCGGCCTGGTACCACAGGAATTCAACTTCAATCAGTTTGAAACCCTGATGCAAATCGTTGTGAATCAGGCAGGTTATTATGGCGTTCCCAGAGCTCTGGCCAAACAGCGGGCAGAGAAATACCTCAAACAACTGGATCTGTGGGATAAGCGCAATGCACCGGCACGGGAACTTTCCGGCGGCATGAAACGCCGCCTGATGATTGCCCGCGCCTTAATGCACGAACCCAGAATGCTGATTCTGGATGAACCCACAGCCGGTGTGGATATTGAGATCCGCCGCTCCATGTGGGTGTTTCTGAAAAAAATCAATCAGCAAGGCATTACCATCATTCTCACCACCCATTATCTGGAAGAAGCAGAAATGCTGTGTCGCAATATCGCCATTATCGACAAAGGGCAGATTATTGAGAACACCAGCATGAAAGGCCTGCTGTCCAAGCTTAACGTGGAGACCTTTGTTTTGGATTTGCCCCCGGACAGTATCAGGCCGACCCTGAAAGACTTCGAATACCGGCAAATTGACGATCACAGCCTGGAGGTGGATGTACCCAAAGCCAGCGGTCTGAATGCCGTGTTCAGCCAGTTGTCAGAGCAGGGCGTTCAGGTATTAAGCATGCGTAACAAGGCCAACCGGCTTGAAGAGCTGTTTGTCAGACTGGTGGAAAACGGACGGGCCGGGGATGCGTCAGTCAGCCAGGCAGGAGAAAATCGATGA
- the purE gene encoding 5-(carboxyamino)imidazole ribonucleotide mutase: MSKVAIVMGSQSDWPTMQNAALMLKQLGVEYDAQVVSAHRTPELLTEFAVTAADKGIEVIIAGAGGAAHLPGMIAAHTHLPVFGVPVKSRTLNGLDSLLSIVQMPKGVAVGTLAIGDAGAANAGLMAAQIIALHDEAVRSAVQDFRRSQTQKVLSNQKLELPE, encoded by the coding sequence ATGTCAAAAGTGGCAATTGTTATGGGGTCTCAATCTGACTGGCCGACAATGCAGAATGCTGCACTGATGCTTAAGCAGCTTGGCGTTGAGTATGATGCCCAGGTGGTATCTGCACATCGTACTCCAGAGCTGTTGACAGAGTTTGCAGTCACTGCTGCGGATAAAGGCATTGAGGTGATTATTGCCGGTGCCGGTGGCGCGGCCCATTTGCCGGGCATGATTGCGGCTCATACTCATTTGCCGGTGTTTGGCGTGCCGGTTAAATCCCGCACCCTGAATGGCCTGGACTCTTTGTTATCTATTGTGCAAATGCCCAAGGGTGTTGCAGTAGGTACCCTGGCTATCGGTGATGCCGGTGCCGCCAATGCAGGTTTGATGGCGGCGCAGATCATTGCGCTTCATGATGAGGCGGTCAGGTCTGCGGTGCAGGATTTCAGACGATCACAAACTCAGAAGGTGCTGTCCAATCAGAAGTTGGAGTTACCTGAATGA
- a CDS encoding carboxymuconolactone decarboxylase family protein, producing the protein MSHMSPLSADSHPELAEDFAIFERILGFVPNSLLTMQRKPQIVKAFGALTKAVMAEDGEVDAGFKRLLAHFASRAAGCRYCEAHSLVAAGLHDVNEEKIEALWKYQSSPLYSDAERVALDFALAAGTVPNAVDDQLMARLREHWSDDQIVEILAAVSLYGFLNRWNDSMATELESVPRALAEKVLAKGGWQQGKHQPSD; encoded by the coding sequence ATGAGCCATATGTCGCCCCTCTCCGCAGACAGCCATCCCGAACTGGCGGAGGATTTTGCTATTTTTGAGCGAATTCTGGGCTTTGTGCCCAACAGCCTGCTGACCATGCAGCGTAAGCCTCAGATCGTCAAGGCATTCGGGGCCCTGACCAAAGCTGTGATGGCTGAGGATGGTGAAGTGGATGCGGGTTTTAAACGCCTGCTGGCCCACTTTGCCAGCCGGGCCGCAGGTTGCCGTTATTGTGAAGCACATTCATTAGTCGCGGCAGGCTTACATGATGTCAATGAGGAGAAAATCGAGGCGCTGTGGAAATACCAGTCCAGCCCCTTATATTCAGACGCGGAACGCGTGGCGCTGGATTTTGCTCTGGCGGCCGGAACTGTGCCCAATGCCGTTGATGACCAACTCATGGCAAGGCTCAGAGAACACTGGAGTGACGATCAGATTGTTGAGATTCTGGCAGCGGTGTCGCTGTATGGTTTTCTCAATCGCTGGAATGATTCTATGGCGACAGAGCTTGAGTCGGTGCCCCGGGCTTTGGCTGAGAAAGTCCTGGCCAAAGGTGGCTGGCAGCAGGGCAAGCACCAACCGAGCGACTAA
- a CDS encoding IS3 family transposase (programmed frameshift), translating into MKVLTKRHYSVDFKLSVVQKSISSPDTVKSLAKQLGIHPSMLSRWRTELTRPHASTETSVKNEGPEKSYQSLEKENRRLKKELERAKLEAEILKKAQFVLRHKAQIRYEFIECYRSRRWPVTLMCEVLQVSTAGFYKWCRRVPGKREEANQTLLAFLLLTAEQEEGIPGYRKLWKAAVDEGFICSQNRVQRLLQASGYRSRASMKPGYQKPQPGMPVLPNLLNREFKVGKPNHVWTSDITQIRCAEGWLYIAVVLDLYSRNVVGWAASCLNSAELVKNALQGAWKKRQPTGSSLLFHSDQGCQYRSEKVIAWLHKRQVTISMSRKGNCWDNACTESFFAQMKKEWLSPLTIQSREETHLQAKWYIEEYYNTVRRHGTLNGVSPMAFEQQ; encoded by the exons ATGAAAGTCTTGACTAAACGGCATTACTCAGTGGACTTCAAATTATCTGTAGTACAGAAGTCCATTAGCTCACCAGATACGGTAAAATCCTTGGCGAAACAGTTGGGAATTCATCCCAGTATGCTATCCAGATGGAGAACCGAGTTGACCCGTCCACATGCGTCTACTGAGACAAGCGTTAAGAACGAAGGGCCGGAAAAAAGCTACCAGTCACTTGAGAAAGAGAACCGGCGCCTGAAAAAGGAATTAGAGCGCGCCAAGCTGGAGGCCGAAATCTTAAAAAAGGCGCAAT TCGTACTTCGCCACAAAGCTCAAATAAGATATGAGTTCATTGAGTGTTACCGCAGCCGACGTTGGCCGGTCACGCTCATGTGCGAAGTACTGCAGGTCTCTACAGCCGGTTTCTATAAATGGTGCAGAAGAGTCCCCGGTAAGCGAGAAGAAGCCAACCAGACGTTACTGGCGTTTCTGTTACTGACAGCCGAACAGGAAGAGGGCATACCGGGCTACCGCAAGCTCTGGAAGGCAGCGGTTGACGAGGGTTTTATCTGTAGTCAGAATCGCGTACAGCGGTTGCTACAAGCGTCAGGCTATCGTTCCCGTGCGAGCATGAAGCCAGGCTATCAGAAACCCCAGCCCGGTATGCCCGTGTTACCCAACCTGCTTAATCGGGAGTTTAAGGTAGGGAAACCGAATCATGTCTGGACCTCAGACATTACACAAATTCGCTGTGCAGAGGGCTGGCTCTATATTGCCGTGGTATTGGATTTATACTCGCGAAATGTTGTGGGATGGGCGGCCAGTTGTCTGAACAGTGCAGAGCTGGTTAAAAACGCTCTGCAAGGAGCCTGGAAAAAACGCCAGCCAACGGGAAGCTCACTGCTGTTTCATTCTGACCAGGGCTGTCAGTATCGCAGTGAAAAGGTCATCGCCTGGCTTCATAAGCGGCAGGTGACGATTAGCATGTCTCGTAAAGGCAATTGCTGGGATAATGCCTGTACAGAGAGCTTCTTCGCTCAGATGAAAAAGGAGTGGCTGAGCCCTCTGACGATCCAAAGCCGTGAGGAAACGCATTTACAGGCCAAGTGGTATATTGAAGAGTATTACAATACAGTAAGGCGCCATGGGACACTCAACGGAGTCAGCCCCATGGCTTTTGAACAACAGTAA
- the trmB gene encoding tRNA (guanine(46)-N(7))-methyltransferase TrmB, translating to MMSANSRVVTSNQTGPHKKLPELVKRHLAMPSRKPFSEHTLAAFEQAQSWLDDWSGPLIMDSCCGVGESTAVIAGLYPEARVIGVDKSALRTEKHQRGYAAEQPNYLVLRADLNDFWRLAHQAGWRLNKHYLLYPNPWPKSVHIKRRWHGGAAFADILKLGGELIVRSNWALYVEEFALALQIAGVEAKPHLYHSEQAMTPFERKYRASGQQSWQLVADLGRRWGSD from the coding sequence ATGATGAGCGCTAACTCCAGAGTTGTCACGTCGAACCAGACTGGCCCCCATAAGAAACTGCCGGAGTTGGTAAAGCGTCACCTGGCAATGCCTTCCCGTAAACCCTTCAGTGAGCATACCCTGGCTGCTTTTGAACAGGCGCAATCCTGGCTGGATGACTGGTCAGGGCCACTGATCATGGACTCCTGCTGTGGGGTCGGCGAGAGCACTGCGGTGATTGCCGGGCTTTACCCTGAAGCCAGAGTAATCGGAGTAGACAAATCAGCACTGCGCACCGAAAAACATCAGCGGGGTTATGCCGCCGAACAGCCAAACTATCTGGTGTTGCGGGCCGACCTGAATGATTTCTGGCGTCTGGCTCATCAGGCTGGCTGGCGACTAAACAAGCATTACCTGCTTTACCCGAATCCCTGGCCTAAGTCCGTACACATTAAAAGGCGCTGGCATGGCGGCGCCGCCTTTGCCGATATCCTTAAGCTCGGCGGTGAACTGATTGTGCGCAGTAACTGGGCGCTGTATGTGGAGGAATTTGCCCTGGCTCTGCAAATTGCAGGCGTTGAAGCCAAACCACATCTCTACCATTCAGAACAGGCGATGACGCCCTTTGAGCGTAAATACCGGGCCAGTGGCCAGCAAAGCTGGCAGTTAGTGGCGGATCTGGGGAGGCGCTGGGGGAGTGATTAG
- a CDS encoding ABC transporter permease has protein sequence MNSLQFTALRTIWIKECTRFLRIWIQTLVPPAITMTLYFVIFGNLIGSRIGQMGGFSYMEFIVPGLIMMAVITSAYANVSSSFFSAKFQRNVEELLVAPVSNWIIILGYVGGGVTRALLVGALVTLVSLFFVDLQIHNPLMLLLTLVLTATLFAAAGLVNAVFAKTFDDISMIPTFVLTPLTYLGGVFYSLTLLPEFWQWVSKANPIVYMVNGFRYGFLGVSDVGIGTSVAVLIGFNLLLFTLAWNLINRGVGIRS, from the coding sequence ATGAATAGTTTGCAATTTACCGCCCTGCGTACCATCTGGATAAAGGAATGTACCCGTTTCCTGCGCATCTGGATCCAGACACTGGTACCTCCCGCTATTACCATGACTCTGTACTTTGTTATTTTTGGTAATTTGATTGGCAGTCGTATCGGTCAGATGGGCGGCTTCAGCTACATGGAATTTATCGTCCCTGGCCTCATAATGATGGCGGTGATCACCAGTGCCTATGCCAATGTATCGTCGTCGTTTTTCAGTGCCAAGTTCCAGCGCAATGTGGAAGAGTTACTGGTGGCACCGGTATCGAACTGGATTATCATTCTCGGCTATGTGGGTGGCGGTGTGACGCGGGCACTGCTGGTCGGCGCTCTGGTGACTCTGGTTTCGCTGTTTTTTGTGGATTTGCAGATTCATAATCCGCTGATGCTGTTACTGACACTGGTGCTCACGGCCACCCTGTTTGCTGCTGCGGGGCTGGTCAATGCGGTATTTGCCAAGACCTTTGACGATATCAGCATGATCCCCACTTTTGTACTTACCCCGCTGACCTATCTGGGCGGCGTGTTTTATTCCCTGACGCTGTTACCTGAATTCTGGCAATGGGTGAGTAAGGCCAACCCGATAGTGTATATGGTAAATGGATTTCGCTACGGTTTTCTGGGTGTTTCCGATGTAGGCATCGGCACATCTGTGGCGGTGTTAATTGGTTTTAATCTGCTGCTATTCACACTCGCCTGGAACCTGATCAACCGGGGAGTAGGGATCCGTAGCTGA
- a CDS encoding substrate-binding periplasmic protein, translated as MRYLLNVPLLLVLFTGVVKADSLVLAADLWCPYNCEPGSDKPGFMVEIARKVFATQGISVDYRLMPWRRAVQSTREGEFDAVIGASLQDAPDFVFPAIEQGEMRTGLWAIPGTTWRYQGLSSLSDVVLGVSAGYSYGSQIDAYIADPRNANYIHVLFGTEPLKQGLRMLRAGRIDVMAEDESVFSYYIEQQASRASYINAGMIDSSQTDTKVYIAFSPAKPESEGLAETLSRGIADLRASGELSAILQRYGLRDWRD; from the coding sequence ATGCGCTATTTACTCAATGTCCCGTTGTTACTGGTGCTGTTTACCGGTGTGGTTAAGGCAGACAGTCTGGTTTTGGCAGCGGATCTCTGGTGTCCGTATAACTGTGAACCGGGTAGCGATAAGCCTGGCTTTATGGTGGAGATTGCCCGCAAGGTCTTTGCCACACAGGGGATATCTGTCGACTACAGACTGATGCCATGGAGACGCGCTGTGCAAAGCACCCGTGAAGGTGAGTTTGATGCAGTGATCGGTGCAAGTCTGCAGGATGCCCCTGACTTTGTTTTTCCGGCCATAGAACAGGGTGAAATGCGTACCGGGTTGTGGGCGATACCCGGAACAACGTGGCGATATCAGGGCTTATCTTCTCTGTCTGATGTGGTGTTGGGTGTCAGTGCCGGTTATAGCTATGGTTCTCAAATCGACGCATATATTGCCGATCCCAGAAACGCAAACTATATCCATGTGTTGTTCGGAACCGAACCTCTCAAGCAGGGGCTCAGAATGCTCAGGGCCGGTCGCATTGATGTGATGGCGGAAGATGAGTCGGTATTCAGTTATTACATTGAACAACAGGCTTCCCGGGCTTCTTATATAAATGCCGGCATGATCGATAGTTCGCAGACCGATACAAAGGTCTATATTGCCTTCTCTCCGGCGAAGCCCGAATCTGAAGGGTTGGCGGAGACACTGAGCAGGGGAATTGCTGATCTAAGAGCCTCTGGCGAGTTATCAGCAATTCTGCAGCGCTATGGTCTGAGAGACTGGCGGGATTAG
- the trxA gene encoding thioredoxin → MDQQTNNIINIDLDNFQSVILEASQHKLVMVDFWADWCEPCKNLMPVLEKLATERPDGLILAKVNCDEQQQIAMQFGVRSLPTVILVKDGQPVDGFAGVQSETEIRALLDKHLPSPADELLEQARAALAQSDVQQAFSLAKQALELEPERSDIKFVLIECYIELKRVSEAKELMETIGLVDQDATYQSLRGRIELAEEAAESPEIKALQQALAQDPENMELKVKLAVQLQQNGRAEEALNLLLEVLRKDLNFGDARKIMLDSLNALPEGDALASQYRRKLYSLLY, encoded by the coding sequence ATGGATCAGCAAACGAATAACATTATCAATATCGACCTCGATAATTTTCAATCAGTAATCCTTGAAGCCTCTCAGCATAAACTGGTGATGGTAGATTTCTGGGCTGACTGGTGCGAGCCATGCAAAAATCTGATGCCAGTGCTGGAAAAACTGGCAACAGAAAGGCCGGATGGTCTGATTTTGGCTAAGGTTAATTGCGACGAGCAGCAGCAGATCGCTATGCAGTTTGGAGTACGCAGCCTGCCTACGGTGATCCTGGTGAAGGATGGACAACCCGTCGACGGCTTCGCCGGAGTGCAATCGGAAACAGAGATTCGCGCCTTATTGGATAAGCATTTACCCAGCCCAGCAGATGAATTGCTGGAGCAGGCTCGTGCAGCTTTGGCCCAGTCTGATGTCCAGCAGGCCTTCAGTCTGGCAAAACAGGCCCTGGAACTGGAGCCTGAGCGCAGTGATATCAAGTTTGTATTGATCGAGTGTTATATTGAGCTCAAACGTGTCAGCGAAGCGAAAGAACTGATGGAAACAATTGGGCTGGTAGATCAGGATGCCACCTATCAGAGTCTCAGAGGGCGCATAGAGCTGGCCGAAGAGGCCGCAGAATCTCCTGAGATCAAGGCGCTGCAGCAGGCGTTGGCGCAAGATCCTGAGAATATGGAGCTTAAAGTCAAGCTGGCGGTGCAGTTGCAGCAAAATGGGCGGGCCGAGGAAGCGCTGAACCTGTTGCTGGAGGTACTGCGCAAAGACCTGAATTTTGGTGATGCCCGCAAAATTATGCTCGATAGTCTCAACGCACTGCCCGAGGGGGATGCGCTGGCCAGCCAGTATCGGCGTAAGCTATATAGCTTACTTTATTGA
- a CDS encoding substrate-binding periplasmic protein yields the protein MCWLITFSFFTVADSPVPVHICYESEHYEPFLVLPGNDAEDPAEGYLLQLSRWAAKQSGLSVKYTRRPWSRCLNMVETGTADAAFSVIYTPERAESMRYPAGAEEERPEHFLWEAEYPFFVAKDSDFSFQQYQKRPRVGMGAPFGYVPYYKLKELGLLAPFDLSLEQGLQMVATGKIDGYVVETQTGLSAIKKLHLNERIRMTSDTLLKAYWHIPFNKDYYRRNKQRIERFWASLKPAREQVEIPDSLQVRDKN from the coding sequence ATGTGCTGGCTGATAACATTCTCTTTTTTTACCGTTGCAGATAGCCCCGTACCGGTTCATATATGTTACGAGTCAGAACACTACGAACCTTTTCTGGTTTTGCCGGGAAATGATGCAGAGGATCCTGCAGAAGGTTATCTGTTGCAGCTCTCACGTTGGGCCGCAAAGCAATCCGGTCTATCGGTTAAATATACCCGGCGCCCATGGTCCCGCTGTCTGAACATGGTGGAAACCGGAACTGCCGACGCTGCCTTTAGTGTAATTTACACTCCTGAAAGGGCGGAATCTATGCGCTATCCCGCAGGCGCAGAGGAGGAGCGGCCCGAACACTTTCTGTGGGAGGCTGAATATCCTTTCTTCGTTGCCAAAGACAGTGACTTCTCATTTCAGCAGTATCAAAAAAGACCCAGGGTGGGAATGGGCGCGCCATTTGGGTATGTACCTTATTACAAACTCAAAGAACTGGGTTTACTTGCGCCATTTGACTTATCCCTTGAACAGGGACTGCAGATGGTGGCTACAGGAAAGATTGATGGCTATGTGGTAGAGACTCAGACTGGCCTTAGCGCAATCAAAAAACTGCATTTGAATGAGCGAATCAGGATGACCTCTGATACTTTGCTTAAGGCTTATTGGCATATACCCTTTAATAAGGATTATTATCGGCGTAACAAGCAGCGGATAGAGCGATTCTGGGCCAGCCTCAAACCTGCCAGGGAGCAGGTCGAAATACCAGACTCATTGCAGGTCAGAGACAAAAATTGA
- a CDS encoding two-component regulator propeller domain-containing protein, which yields MWSKAEKGINKLPGGTIVLFLALAMLPTTLFAQGKLTDFFQESWTTRDGLPHNTINSIQQTEDGYLWFATWEGVARFNGRNMKIFVRGEQTGLPDTGTFSLGKDCQGNLLVSSARGGLSQVRPENWRVLQESSSMIRALHCDSAGNLWLGTDSTGVVRQHSDGSRTTFASSRGLTNERVYALVSDGNGALWVGTASGLFRISGEQAQAIEDDGRFSGLPQGPVFSLKVDSQDRLLIGTENGVHRLEDHQFTPLDARLSGVAVLEMLVEENDTIWIGTVEDGLFRIQDGELEHLSAEEGLPNNRITSLFIDREGSLWLGTNGGLFRLRDAPFSALTEDKGLSDNFVRTLLQGKGGEIYIGTSRGLNVFQDEKFRTLDGPIVSSSVLSLAQGLDDAVWVGSYTQGLARWQDGQVQQVFTRDSGLFSNEVRAILPVDDKTLWVGTVNGLNIIEGQDVTALPQQQDLPSPFISSLLHAPDGRIWIGTAKGLAFWKDEKLQVMDLQPFEQAEFIFGLYQQPDNQALWAASDRGLLRYDYATESLGLVGVDAGMPFDKYFQILADDQGFFWVSSNRGIVRIDSQHAKEVALGQRSELEHELFGESDGMVSSQANGGSNPAAIRASDGSIWIATAKGVARVQPQRLSEFSAIVPPAVIESLVADGKSYLPANVPLLPAGTNRIEIRYAGLGYVMPSKIQYRTLLEGFDNDWVSRNTQTSSEFTNLPPGDYEFRVMASYPDGEWSEQESIRFSIEPFFWQRTGFWVLVVVTLMLALGGLIRWRLSSLRRAAATLQNTVAEQTAQLRQKAESLQRADKEKSDLLEKIRQQSEAFELQARQDSLTGLGNRRAFDEAIVRELSRTRRHSSPLCLILLDLDYFKKVNDKFSHAIGDKILIMVAQCIRDNSREVDSIARWGGEEFALLLPNTSLEDALALAERLRRAISKLDCRELVGELELTGSLGLAQAREGEGAEDLLHRADDALYRAKDEGRNRVCVACSDNQ from the coding sequence ATGTGGTCAAAGGCTGAGAAAGGTATAAACAAATTACCGGGCGGTACTATTGTACTGTTCTTAGCCTTAGCAATGCTGCCAACAACGTTATTCGCTCAGGGCAAGCTTACCGATTTCTTCCAGGAAAGCTGGACCACCAGAGACGGTTTACCTCACAACACCATTAACAGTATTCAACAGACAGAAGATGGTTATTTGTGGTTTGCCACATGGGAAGGGGTAGCCCGTTTCAACGGCCGCAATATGAAGATTTTCGTGCGCGGCGAACAGACCGGTTTACCCGATACCGGAACTTTCAGTCTGGGTAAAGATTGCCAGGGCAACCTGTTGGTGAGCAGCGCCCGGGGAGGACTGAGCCAGGTGCGCCCTGAAAACTGGCGGGTTTTGCAGGAATCCAGCTCGATGATTCGCGCGTTGCACTGTGATAGCGCCGGTAATCTCTGGCTTGGCACAGACAGTACCGGAGTGGTGCGACAGCATTCTGATGGAAGCCGGACTACATTCGCTTCGTCCAGAGGGCTTACCAATGAAAGAGTCTATGCCCTGGTAAGTGACGGCAACGGTGCATTATGGGTGGGTACGGCCAGCGGATTGTTCAGGATTTCAGGTGAACAGGCGCAGGCCATTGAGGACGATGGTCGTTTTAGTGGTTTGCCGCAAGGCCCTGTGTTTTCTCTCAAGGTAGACAGTCAGGATCGGTTGTTGATCGGCACAGAAAACGGCGTCCATCGTCTTGAAGATCATCAGTTTACCCCCCTTGACGCCAGGCTTTCCGGTGTAGCGGTTCTGGAGATGCTGGTGGAGGAAAACGATACAATCTGGATTGGTACCGTAGAGGATGGCCTGTTCAGAATTCAGGATGGCGAACTGGAGCATTTGTCCGCTGAGGAGGGGTTGCCCAACAACCGTATTACTTCTTTATTTATCGATCGTGAAGGCAGCCTCTGGCTGGGTACTAATGGTGGCCTGTTCAGGTTAAGAGATGCTCCCTTTTCGGCCCTGACTGAAGACAAGGGGCTCAGTGACAATTTTGTCCGTACTCTCTTGCAGGGCAAAGGGGGAGAAATTTATATCGGTACCAGTCGGGGCCTGAATGTTTTTCAGGATGAGAAGTTTCGCACTCTTGATGGGCCTATCGTCAGTAGCAGTGTGCTGAGTCTGGCTCAGGGCCTGGATGATGCCGTTTGGGTCGGTTCTTACACTCAGGGGCTGGCTCGTTGGCAGGATGGGCAGGTACAACAGGTATTCACCCGGGACAGCGGACTGTTCTCGAATGAAGTGCGAGCCATTCTTCCGGTTGATGATAAAACCCTGTGGGTAGGCACAGTCAATGGTCTGAACATTATTGAAGGCCAGGATGTGACGGCCTTACCTCAACAGCAGGATCTACCCAGCCCTTTTATCTCATCATTATTGCATGCCCCCGATGGCCGTATCTGGATAGGTACCGCCAAAGGACTGGCCTTTTGGAAAGATGAGAAGTTGCAGGTAATGGATTTACAGCCCTTCGAGCAGGCTGAGTTTATTTTCGGTTTATATCAGCAGCCGGACAACCAGGCTTTGTGGGCCGCCAGTGACAGGGGGTTGTTGCGTTATGACTACGCTACTGAATCGCTTGGGTTGGTAGGCGTTGATGCCGGCATGCCATTTGATAAGTACTTTCAGATTCTGGCAGATGACCAGGGATTCTTCTGGGTCAGTAGTAACCGTGGCATCGTCAGAATTGATAGCCAACATGCTAAAGAAGTAGCCCTCGGACAGCGCAGCGAGCTTGAGCATGAATTATTTGGCGAGTCTGATGGTATGGTCAGTTCCCAGGCAAATGGTGGCTCAAATCCGGCGGCCATCAGAGCCAGTGATGGCAGTATCTGGATTGCCACGGCCAAAGGCGTGGCCAGGGTACAGCCACAACGCTTGTCCGAATTTTCGGCTATCGTGCCTCCTGCAGTGATTGAAAGCCTGGTCGCTGATGGTAAGTCCTATCTGCCAGCCAATGTTCCATTGCTGCCGGCAGGAACTAATCGTATAGAAATCCGTTATGCGGGCTTAGGTTACGTGATGCCAAGCAAGATTCAGTACCGTACCCTGTTGGAAGGGTTTGATAATGACTGGGTGTCCCGGAATACCCAGACCAGCAGTGAGTTTACCAATTTGCCCCCTGGCGACTACGAATTCAGAGTCATGGCGTCCTACCCGGATGGTGAATGGAGTGAGCAGGAATCCATTCGCTTTTCTATTGAGCCTTTTTTCTGGCAACGAACCGGTTTCTGGGTTTTGGTGGTGGTTACATTAATGCTTGCTCTTGGTGGGCTGATCCGGTGGAGGCTCAGCAGTTTGCGACGTGCAGCAGCGACCTTGCAGAATACAGTGGCCGAACAGACTGCTCAGTTGCGGCAAAAAGCCGAATCGTTGCAGCGGGCCGATAAAGAAAAATCAGATTTACTTGAAAAAATTCGTCAGCAGTCTGAAGCCTTTGAGCTCCAGGCCCGACAGGATTCACTGACGGGTCTTGGCAACAGGCGGGCCTTTGATGAGGCTATTGTTCGCGAGTTGTCCAGAACCAGACGTCATTCGAGTCCTTTATGTCTGATTTTGCTGGATTTGGATTATTTCAAGAAGGTGAATGATAAATTTTCTCACGCTATTGGTGACAAAATACTGATCATGGTTGCGCAATGTATTCGTGATAACAGTCGTGAAGTGGATTCCATCGCCCGTTGGGGCGGGGAGGAGTTTGCTTTATTGCTGCCCAATACCAGCCTGGAAGATGCATTGGCGCTGGCTGAGCGTTTGCGCCGGGCGATCAGTAAACTGGATTGCAGGGAGCTGGTCGGTGAACTGGAGCTTACCGGCAGCCTGGGGCTGGCACAAGCTAGAGAAGGAGAAGGTGCAGAAGATCTGCTGCATCGTGCCGACGATGCCCTTTACCGGGCCAAGGATGAAGGCCGCAACAGAGTTTGTGTGGCCTGTTCAGACAACCAATAA